The following are from one region of the Isoalcanivorax indicus genome:
- a CDS encoding efflux RND transporter periplasmic adaptor subunit: MKTLRHLSLILASASLFLLSGCGDTPPEDDDAGLRPVRVMTVGGDVGLTSRRFVGRVDAVSTVDLSFQVGGRIAELPVQQGSVVQAGGLIAALDPTDYRLAVREAEVQREQARRDLDRQRTLLERGTVSPAAFDQAKTQYDLADVALDNARRNLSYTRISAPFDALVTRRLVDRHTNVQPNTTVVRVQDVTELRVHINVPEHLVRISSEASLFDVSAFFSQHPDRPFKLEYREHETEPDAVTQTYQVSFGMPRPEDFNVLPGMTVTVEIRTRGAHADTSFQIPVGALDMTADGEFRVWIYDEESRAVSPRAVKVGLLGLDQATIIDGLDAGDTLVTAGTVFLRDGMRVRPFEKY; this comes from the coding sequence ATGAAAACCCTGCGTCATCTTTCCCTGATACTGGCCAGCGCCAGCCTGTTTCTGCTCAGCGGCTGCGGCGACACGCCGCCTGAGGACGACGACGCGGGCCTGCGTCCGGTTCGCGTCATGACGGTGGGCGGCGATGTCGGCCTGACCAGCCGCCGCTTTGTCGGCCGCGTGGACGCCGTCAGCACGGTCGACCTGTCCTTCCAGGTGGGCGGCCGGATCGCCGAATTGCCGGTACAACAGGGCAGCGTTGTGCAGGCCGGCGGCCTGATTGCCGCGCTCGACCCCACCGATTACCGTCTCGCCGTGCGCGAAGCCGAGGTACAGCGCGAGCAGGCACGCCGTGATCTGGACCGCCAACGCACGCTGCTGGAACGTGGCACCGTCTCTCCGGCGGCCTTTGACCAGGCCAAAACCCAGTATGACCTGGCCGACGTGGCGCTGGATAACGCACGGCGAAATCTTTCCTATACACGTATCAGTGCGCCCTTTGATGCACTGGTGACACGTCGACTCGTGGACCGGCACACCAATGTGCAGCCCAACACAACCGTCGTGCGCGTGCAGGATGTCACCGAACTGCGGGTGCATATCAACGTACCGGAACATCTGGTGCGGATATCCAGCGAAGCATCCCTGTTCGATGTCAGCGCCTTTTTCTCACAGCATCCGGACCGGCCGTTCAAGCTCGAATACCGCGAGCACGAAACCGAGCCCGATGCCGTGACCCAGACCTATCAGGTCAGCTTCGGCATGCCGCGCCCGGAGGATTTCAACGTGCTGCCCGGCATGACCGTAACGGTGGAGATCCGCACACGCGGTGCGCACGCCGACACCAGCTTCCAGATTCCGGTGGGCGCACTGGACATGACCGCCGACGGCGAGTTCCGTGTCTGGATTTACGATGAAGAAAGCCGCGCCGTCTCACCCCGCGCCGTCAAGGTCGGCCTGCTCGGGCTGGACCAGGCCACCATCATCGATGGACTCGACGCTGGCGACACGCTGGTCACCGCAGGCACCGTTTTCCTGCGTGACGGTATGCGCGTGCGCCCGTTCGAAAAATACTGA
- a CDS encoding TetR/AcrR family transcriptional regulator, producing the protein MRRRKPSPGEPNTRDQILDAAQQIAATHGAGHVTLDAVARESGLSKGGVLYHFPNKDALINGMLERLIERNAAAREALEASLTDKPHSVLRAMMHARDPAHRSLDPDVAMAVLAAAAEKPQLLDPMRAHIRQLYERIVAQNGDGDLDLALLLWATADGLLFQDLLALSPLDPDHRQRLDRRLLALTEELLT; encoded by the coding sequence ATGCGACGGCGAAAACCCTCACCCGGCGAACCCAATACCCGGGATCAGATTCTGGATGCCGCACAGCAGATTGCCGCCACGCACGGTGCCGGCCATGTCACGCTGGATGCTGTAGCCCGCGAAAGCGGCCTGAGCAAGGGCGGTGTGCTGTATCACTTTCCGAACAAGGATGCCCTGATCAATGGCATGCTTGAGCGACTGATCGAGCGCAACGCCGCCGCGCGTGAGGCACTGGAGGCATCGCTGACGGACAAACCGCATTCCGTGCTGCGCGCCATGATGCACGCCCGCGACCCAGCCCACCGCTCGCTGGACCCGGATGTCGCCATGGCCGTGCTGGCGGCCGCGGCAGAAAAACCGCAACTGCTGGACCCGATGCGCGCGCATATCCGGCAATTGTATGAACGCATCGTGGCGCAGAACGGGGATGGCGATCTGGATCTGGCCCTGCTGCTCTGGGCCACCGCCGACGGCCTGCTGTTTCAGGACCTGCTGGCGCTGTCCCCCCTTGATCCCGATCACCGCCAACGCCTTGATCGTCGCTTGCTGGCCCTTACCGAGGAGCTGCTGACATGA
- a CDS encoding ankyrin repeat domain-containing protein, translated as MLLLRCLAALLTPGLLTLGLLTLGLPTRPALAEDPTAALAQALRAEAPDETLDQLHQDGASVTLLARQHPTLLAELHAERRRTADWLLDTGFPPDLPDSTGDTALHHAVWQGDLQRVRALLDAGALPEPALLRDAVRNARLPLISALAEAMPDRHERVPDLLAAYLGEGGQNVAVVEWLLLDGADPEARNALGDSAVLAAARLGRDDLVRLLLHHGANPDAVSDSGCDLHCFYRDSRAGLLDRLPEINQRPLAFLVLAAMPVSLFYFVLAGWQLYRHRPLLPITLMTLLALLVMALAAATLFYRCTPCLVPPGTNQFVLTSALGLILSVSGCLAWLSRPYSRRF; from the coding sequence ATGCTCCTGCTGCGCTGTCTGGCGGCCCTCCTGACGCCTGGTCTGCTCACCCTCGGTCTGCTGACCCTCGGTTTGCCCACTCGGCCAGCGCTGGCCGAGGACCCGACCGCCGCACTGGCCCAGGCGCTGCGCGCCGAGGCGCCGGACGAGACCCTCGATCAATTGCACCAGGACGGTGCAAGCGTGACCTTGCTGGCCCGACAGCACCCCACGCTGCTGGCCGAGCTGCACGCCGAGCGGCGGCGAACCGCCGACTGGCTGCTGGACACCGGCTTTCCTCCTGATCTCCCCGACAGCACGGGCGACACTGCCCTGCATCACGCAGTATGGCAGGGTGATTTGCAACGCGTTCGAGCGCTGCTGGATGCGGGCGCCCTGCCCGAACCCGCCCTGCTCCGCGACGCGGTGCGCAACGCCCGCCTGCCACTGATCAGCGCCCTGGCCGAGGCCATGCCTGATCGCCATGAACGTGTCCCTGACCTGCTCGCTGCCTATCTGGGGGAAGGCGGCCAGAATGTGGCCGTGGTCGAATGGTTGCTGCTTGATGGCGCCGACCCTGAGGCACGCAATGCACTGGGGGACAGCGCTGTGCTGGCTGCGGCCCGGCTGGGCCGCGATGACCTGGTGCGACTGCTGCTGCACCACGGCGCCAATCCCGATGCCGTGAGCGACAGCGGTTGCGACCTGCACTGTTTCTACCGGGACAGCCGCGCGGGCCTGCTCGACAGGCTGCCCGAGATCAACCAGCGTCCACTGGCCTTCCTGGTGCTGGCCGCCATGCCCGTGTCGCTGTTCTACTTCGTGCTCGCCGGGTGGCAGCTCTACCGGCACCGTCCCCTGCTCCCGATCACGCTGATGACCCTGCTGGCGCTGCTGGTCATGGCACTGGCCGCCGCCACGCTGTTCTACCGATGTACCCCCTGCCTGGTGCCTCCCGGTACAAATCAGTTTGTACTCACTTCTGCTCTAGGCCTTATATTGTCCGTATCGGGATGTCTGGCTTGGCTTTCCCGACCCTATAGTCGCCGATTTTGA
- a CDS encoding accessory factor UbiK family protein → MNDVPLIDRLVADISRRLPAGLGEFREEVERNVQAVLREAIGRLDLVSREEFDIQQQVLARTREKLEALERQVAALEHQDHS, encoded by the coding sequence ATGAATGACGTCCCCCTGATTGATCGTCTGGTGGCGGATATCAGCCGGCGGCTGCCCGCCGGTCTCGGCGAATTCCGCGAGGAGGTCGAGCGCAATGTGCAGGCCGTCCTGCGCGAGGCCATCGGTCGGCTGGATCTGGTCAGCCGCGAGGAGTTTGATATCCAGCAGCAGGTTCTGGCGCGCACCCGCGAAAAGCTGGAGGCCCTGGAGCGTCAGGTGGCGGCACTGGAGCATCAGGACCACTCCTGA
- the glnK gene encoding P-II family nitrogen regulator: protein MKLVTAIIKPFKLDDVREALSEIGVQGITVTEVKGFGRQKGHTELYRGAEYVVDFLPKVKIEVAIADGSLDQVIEAISKAANTGKIGDGKIFVTELLQAIRIRTGETGEDAV from the coding sequence ATGAAACTCGTCACAGCCATTATCAAGCCTTTCAAGCTTGACGACGTGCGCGAGGCGCTGTCCGAGATCGGGGTTCAGGGCATCACTGTCACCGAAGTGAAAGGCTTCGGGCGTCAGAAAGGCCACACCGAACTCTATCGCGGCGCCGAGTATGTCGTTGATTTTCTGCCGAAGGTGAAGATCGAAGTCGCCATCGCCGATGGCTCACTGGACCAGGTCATTGAAGCAATTTCGAAGGCCGCCAACACCGGCAAGATCGGTGACGGCAAGATCTTCGTGACCGAATTGCTGCAAGCGATCCGGATTCGTACTGGGGAGACTGGCGAAGACGCCGTCTGA
- a CDS encoding ammonium transporter → MEYQISELQFALDTFYFLICGALVMWMAAGFAMLEAGLVRAKNTTEILTKNVALFAIACTMYLVCGYAIMYEGGFFLSGIMDKGVEEGFAYVAEETYAPSADFFFQVVFVATAMSIVSGAVAERMKLWAFLAFAVVMTGFIYPMSGAWTWGGAPVFGLYDLDALGFADFAGSGIVHMAGAAAALAGVILLGARKGKYGPNGQVNAIPGANLPLATLGTFILWMGWFGFNGGSVLATASADAANDVAIVFMNTNAAAAGGALGALVLARILFGKADLTMLLNGALAGLVTITAGPDTPSPLLATLFGALGGLLVVMSILTLDKLKIDDPVGAISVHGTCGILGLMLVPVTGDASFSGQIIGGLTIFVWVFVTSLIVWGILKAVMGIRVAEEDEYAGMDLADCGMEAYPEFVKGN, encoded by the coding sequence GTGGAATACCAAATCTCAGAGCTGCAGTTTGCGCTCGATACTTTCTACTTCCTGATATGCGGCGCGCTGGTAATGTGGATGGCCGCCGGGTTTGCCATGCTCGAAGCCGGTCTGGTGCGTGCCAAGAACACCACCGAGATCCTGACCAAGAACGTGGCCCTGTTCGCCATCGCCTGCACCATGTATCTGGTGTGCGGTTACGCGATCATGTACGAAGGCGGCTTCTTCCTGTCCGGCATCATGGACAAGGGCGTAGAAGAAGGCTTCGCTTACGTGGCTGAAGAAACCTACGCACCGTCTGCCGACTTCTTCTTCCAGGTCGTGTTCGTGGCCACCGCCATGTCCATCGTCTCGGGTGCGGTTGCCGAGCGTATGAAGCTGTGGGCCTTCCTGGCCTTCGCCGTGGTCATGACCGGTTTCATCTACCCGATGTCCGGTGCCTGGACCTGGGGCGGTGCGCCGGTGTTCGGTCTGTATGACCTGGATGCGCTGGGCTTCGCTGACTTCGCAGGCTCCGGCATCGTGCACATGGCAGGTGCTGCTGCAGCGCTGGCCGGTGTCATCCTGCTGGGTGCCCGTAAAGGCAAATACGGCCCGAACGGTCAGGTGAACGCCATTCCGGGTGCCAACCTGCCGCTGGCGACTCTGGGGACCTTCATCCTGTGGATGGGCTGGTTCGGCTTCAACGGTGGCTCCGTACTGGCTACCGCTTCGGCTGACGCGGCCAACGATGTCGCCATCGTGTTCATGAACACCAACGCGGCTGCGGCCGGTGGTGCGCTGGGCGCTCTGGTGCTGGCACGCATCCTGTTCGGCAAGGCTGATCTGACCATGCTGCTCAACGGTGCGCTGGCTGGCCTGGTGACCATCACGGCTGGCCCGGATACCCCGAGCCCGCTGCTGGCCACCCTCTTCGGCGCGCTGGGCGGTCTGCTGGTGGTCATGTCCATCCTGACCCTGGACAAGCTGAAGATCGACGATCCGGTCGGTGCCATCTCCGTACACGGCACCTGCGGTATCCTGGGTCTGATGCTGGTACCGGTCACTGGCGACGCCAGCTTCTCCGGCCAGATCATCGGCGGCCTGACGATCTTTGTCTGGGTATTCGTCACCAGCCTGATCGTGTGGGGCATCCTCAAGGCCGTCATGGGCATCCGTGTCGCCGAGGAAGACGAGTACGCCGGTATGGACCTTGCCGACTGCGGTATGGAAGCCTACCCGGAATTCGTCAAAGGCAACTGA
- a CDS encoding acetate kinase, whose protein sequence is MSEHASSEHASRLVLVINCGSSSIKFALVDEQRSGFVLHGLADRLGSDEAWLRWQHGDGSSSRQERALGQADPRQAMEALLPVVRECAGDRLTAVGHRVVHGGEHFTAACRIDDATRQAIQDAAALAPLHNPANLMGIEAATALFPQLPHIAVFDTAFHQSMPAYAYRYAIPEALYAEQRVRRYGFHGTSHRYVTDEAARMTGLSPADSGWLSAHLGNGCSTCAVQAGASRDTSMGFTPLEGLVMGTRSGDVDPNLHGFLGRTLGWSLEKIDTVLNRESGLLGLSGLSNDMRELEQARSQGHDGATLAIEVFCYRLAKSLASLCCALTRLDGVIFTGGIGENSPLIRATTIAHLSMLGLALDDEANQRCVRGVAGAIEKTSTPIHVLVVPTDEERQIAMESLACLDADSPTERGT, encoded by the coding sequence ATGTCAGAACACGCCTCGTCAGAACACGCCTCACGGCTTGTGCTGGTGATCAATTGCGGCAGTTCGTCGATCAAGTTTGCACTGGTGGACGAGCAGCGCAGTGGCTTTGTGCTGCACGGGCTGGCGGACCGGCTCGGCAGTGATGAGGCCTGGCTGCGCTGGCAGCATGGCGATGGGTCATCGTCGCGGCAGGAACGCGCTCTGGGCCAGGCGGACCCTCGGCAGGCGATGGAAGCATTGCTGCCCGTGGTGCGCGAGTGTGCTGGTGACCGTTTGACGGCGGTGGGTCATCGGGTGGTGCATGGCGGTGAGCATTTTACCGCCGCCTGCAGGATTGACGACGCAACACGCCAGGCTATCCAGGACGCGGCGGCGCTGGCGCCGCTGCATAATCCGGCCAATCTCATGGGGATTGAGGCGGCCACTGCACTGTTCCCGCAGTTGCCGCATATCGCCGTATTCGACACGGCGTTTCATCAGAGCATGCCGGCGTATGCGTACCGGTATGCCATACCGGAAGCGTTGTACGCGGAGCAACGGGTGCGGCGTTACGGTTTTCACGGTACCAGTCACCGCTATGTCACTGATGAGGCGGCGCGGATGACCGGCTTGTCACCGGCCGACAGCGGCTGGCTGTCAGCGCATCTGGGCAATGGCTGTTCGACCTGTGCGGTCCAGGCGGGTGCAAGCCGTGATACCAGCATGGGGTTTACCCCACTGGAAGGGCTGGTCATGGGCACGCGCAGCGGTGATGTCGATCCCAACCTGCATGGTTTTCTTGGTCGCACCCTGGGCTGGTCACTGGAAAAAATCGACACGGTGCTGAATCGCGAGAGCGGGCTGCTGGGCTTGTCCGGGTTAAGCAATGACATGCGCGAGCTGGAACAGGCGCGCTCGCAGGGCCATGACGGCGCGACGCTGGCCATCGAGGTATTCTGCTACCGGCTGGCCAAGTCCCTGGCCAGCCTGTGCTGTGCCCTGACACGCCTGGATGGCGTCATCTTTACCGGCGGCATTGGCGAAAATTCCCCGCTGATCCGGGCCACCACCATCGCGCACCTGAGTATGCTGGGCCTGGCACTGGATGACGAGGCCAACCAGCGATGCGTGCGCGGTGTGGCGGGCGCTATCGAGAAGACCTCGACGCCGATACATGTTCTGGTGGTGCCGACAGACGAAGAGCGTCAGATTGCCATGGAATCGCTGGCCTGCCTTGATGCGGACAGCCCGACAGAAAGAGGGACGTAA
- the pta gene encoding phosphate acetyltransferase: MQVFFLAPTGFGVGLTSASLGLIRALERAGLKVGFCKLIAQNQHGDSGPERSTALVAATLGMTPPEPLSLARAERMLSEGRMADLLQEGVERFHQAAKGNDVVVVEGMVPTRKVSYAERLNAELASSVDADVILVAASDNDSAEALADRIEINARQFGGPGNERVLGVILNKIRDEALHDGLRERLPQMADNSFRLLGSIPWDETLSAPRTRDVAELLGAEILHAGDYETRRAERIVLCARAVANTVDLLQPRVLVVTPGDRDDIILAASLAAARGVPLAGLLLCTGFKPDPRIMTLCQGALDAGLPVMTVETGSYETATNLDRMSREIPVDDRERAQQVTDFVAARLDGEWLLARCGMPKEPTLSPSAFRYRMVEQARAANKRIVLPEGSEPRTIQAAVTCQNRGIARCVLLAPPAEVEKVARAQGITLPEALEVIDPEAIREQYVAPMVALRKHKGLNQPMALAQLEDTVVLGTMMLAQGDVDGLVSGAVNTTANTIRPALQLIKAAPGYHLVSSVFFMLLPHQVLVYGDCAVNPDPTAEELAEIAIQSARSAEAFGVPVRVAMVSYSTGESGGGSDVEKVREATRLAKARDPDLLIDGPLQYDAAAIQSVARAKAPDSPVAGRATIFIFPDLNTGNTTYKAVQRSANCVSVGPMLQGLNKPVNDLSRGALVEDIVYTIALTAIQATMQR, from the coding sequence ATGCAGGTTTTCTTTCTCGCCCCGACCGGCTTTGGTGTCGGCCTGACCTCCGCCAGCCTTGGCCTGATTCGCGCGCTGGAGCGCGCCGGTCTCAAGGTCGGTTTCTGCAAACTCATTGCCCAGAACCAGCACGGTGACAGCGGGCCGGAGCGCTCCACGGCGCTGGTGGCGGCGACGCTGGGGATGACCCCGCCGGAACCGTTATCGCTGGCGCGGGCAGAGCGCATGCTCAGTGAGGGCCGCATGGCCGATCTGCTGCAGGAGGGCGTCGAGCGTTTCCATCAGGCGGCAAAGGGCAACGATGTCGTCGTGGTGGAAGGCATGGTGCCGACGCGCAAGGTCAGTTACGCCGAGCGCCTGAATGCAGAGTTGGCCAGCAGCGTGGATGCTGATGTGATTCTGGTGGCGGCGTCTGACAACGACAGCGCCGAGGCGTTGGCAGACCGGATCGAAATCAATGCGCGCCAGTTCGGTGGGCCGGGCAATGAGCGCGTGCTGGGCGTCATTCTTAACAAGATTCGTGATGAAGCACTGCATGACGGTTTGCGCGAACGGTTGCCGCAGATGGCCGACAACAGTTTCCGGTTGCTGGGCAGCATTCCGTGGGACGAGACGCTGAGCGCGCCCCGCACCCGTGACGTGGCGGAGTTGCTGGGTGCTGAAATCCTCCATGCCGGGGACTACGAAACACGCCGTGCTGAACGCATCGTGTTGTGCGCGCGTGCGGTGGCCAATACGGTGGACTTGTTGCAGCCGCGTGTGCTGGTGGTGACCCCGGGCGATCGTGACGACATCATTCTGGCGGCGAGTCTGGCCGCCGCGCGCGGGGTGCCGCTGGCCGGGCTGCTGTTATGCACCGGCTTCAAACCGGACCCGCGCATCATGACGCTGTGCCAGGGCGCTCTGGACGCCGGGCTGCCGGTCATGACGGTGGAGACCGGCTCCTATGAAACGGCCACCAATCTGGATCGCATGAGCCGTGAAATTCCGGTGGATGATCGTGAGCGGGCACAACAGGTTACGGATTTTGTGGCCGCGCGGCTGGACGGTGAATGGTTGCTGGCGCGTTGTGGCATGCCGAAGGAGCCGACGCTGTCACCCTCGGCCTTTCGTTACCGGATGGTGGAACAGGCACGGGCCGCCAACAAGCGCATCGTGCTGCCGGAAGGCAGCGAGCCACGCACGATTCAGGCCGCCGTGACCTGCCAGAACCGCGGCATTGCCCGGTGTGTCCTGTTGGCGCCGCCGGCGGAGGTGGAGAAGGTGGCGCGCGCCCAGGGCATCACACTGCCCGAGGCGCTGGAAGTGATCGACCCGGAGGCTATTCGCGAGCAATACGTGGCCCCGATGGTGGCCTTGCGCAAGCACAAGGGGCTTAACCAGCCCATGGCGCTGGCCCAACTGGAAGATACGGTGGTGCTGGGCACCATGATGCTGGCCCAGGGTGATGTGGACGGGCTGGTGTCCGGTGCGGTGAACACCACGGCCAATACCATTCGCCCTGCACTGCAGTTGATCAAGGCGGCGCCGGGCTACCATCTGGTCTCGTCCGTCTTTTTCATGCTGCTGCCGCACCAGGTGCTGGTCTATGGCGATTGCGCGGTGAATCCGGACCCGACGGCGGAAGAACTGGCAGAAATCGCTATCCAGAGCGCGCGCTCCGCGGAGGCCTTTGGCGTCCCGGTGCGTGTGGCCATGGTGAGCTATTCCACCGGCGAGTCCGGCGGTGGCAGTGATGTGGAAAAAGTGCGGGAGGCGACGCGGCTGGCGAAGGCGCGTGACCCGGACCTGCTGATTGATGGCCCCCTGCAATATGACGCTGCCGCGATCCAGAGTGTCGCCCGCGCCAAGGCGCCGGACAGCCCGGTGGCCGGGCGGGCAACCATCTTCATTTTTCCGGATCTGAATACCGGCAACACCACCTACAAGGCGGTGCAGCGCAGCGCCAACTGTGTCAGCGTCGGGCCGATGCTGCAGGGCCTGAACAAGCCGGTGAATGACCTGTCACGCGGCGCGCTGGTGGAAGACATCGTCTACACCATCGCGCTGACCGCGATTCAGGCCACCATGCAGCGCTGA
- a CDS encoding START domain-containing protein, whose amino-acid sequence MPLRRIAAVLLLLFPTTLLAQPDSEAEWEQNRKARERGDVSTYARPVEGSSINQFRGIVEVPHPLVTVMAVISDVANFDNWVFQCKGTEMREEEWGPEHARVMIRGIWPVSDRDVLVRSHYEQDPDTLAVTVHSTATDDVFDEQRGYVRIPALNNVFRFEPLDDGWTRITFQTFVNPGGAIPAWLSNFVSTRAPLQTLEGMKAQMDKDAYQLRSPEELPSILPGSPQLVFPDNHRASTRL is encoded by the coding sequence ATGCCTCTACGCCGCATTGCAGCCGTTTTGTTGCTGCTTTTCCCGACAACGCTGCTGGCGCAGCCCGACTCCGAAGCGGAATGGGAACAGAACCGCAAGGCCCGTGAGCGTGGAGACGTCAGCACCTATGCCCGCCCGGTGGAAGGCAGCTCCATCAACCAGTTCCGCGGCATCGTGGAAGTGCCCCACCCGCTGGTCACCGTCATGGCCGTCATCAGCGATGTGGCCAACTTCGACAACTGGGTCTTCCAGTGCAAGGGCACGGAAATGCGTGAGGAAGAATGGGGGCCGGAGCACGCGCGGGTGATGATTCGCGGTATCTGGCCGGTGTCGGACCGTGACGTGCTGGTGCGCAGCCATTACGAGCAAGACCCGGATACGCTGGCGGTGACGGTGCACTCCACCGCCACCGATGACGTGTTCGACGAGCAGCGCGGTTACGTGCGCATCCCGGCTCTGAACAATGTGTTCCGCTTCGAACCGCTGGACGACGGCTGGACCCGCATCACCTTCCAGACCTTCGTCAATCCGGGCGGCGCCATTCCCGCGTGGCTGTCCAACTTCGTCTCCACACGCGCCCCGCTGCAAACGCTGGAAGGCATGAAGGCACAAATGGACAAGGACGCCTACCAATTGCGTTCACCGGAAGAGCTGCCGTCGATCCTGCCGGGCAGCCCGCAGCTGGTCTTCCCTGACAATCACCGCGCCAGCACCCGGCTGTAA
- a CDS encoding alpha/beta fold hydrolase: MVQQFRVDAGGVGLAVRAWGDARRPALVLVHGYPDNHSVWQPVAERLAEQFYVLAYDVRGAGASDAPARVREYRMACLAADLKAVVDALLPGRDFHLAAHDWGSIQSWESVTSGPLKPRILSYTSLSGPCLDHVGYWMRDRVRSLLPAQQAKVLRQLASSWYVGLFQIPLLPELLWQAGMGRLWPLYLSRVEGVTEAHPNPSQTQDGRQGVRLYRANFVPKLLRPEPRYAACPVLLIVPKRDNYVGTQLFEDMQRWVSELYRQDIDASHWVPLSHPDLIARSIRDFVSAVERGDQATALASWRVTGAGAALLKRLAS, from the coding sequence ATGGTGCAACAGTTTCGTGTCGATGCGGGGGGCGTCGGGCTGGCGGTCCGCGCCTGGGGTGATGCACGGCGGCCTGCGCTGGTGCTGGTGCATGGCTACCCCGATAACCACAGTGTCTGGCAGCCGGTCGCCGAACGGCTGGCCGAGCAGTTCTATGTGCTGGCCTATGACGTGCGCGGCGCCGGGGCGTCCGATGCGCCCGCCCGGGTGCGGGAATACCGCATGGCCTGCCTGGCGGCGGACCTGAAAGCCGTGGTGGACGCGCTGCTCCCGGGTCGGGATTTCCATCTGGCGGCCCATGACTGGGGCTCGATCCAGAGCTGGGAGTCGGTCACGAGTGGGCCGTTGAAGCCCCGTATTCTTTCCTATACCTCGTTGTCGGGCCCCTGCCTGGATCATGTCGGTTACTGGATGCGCGATCGGGTGCGGAGCCTGTTGCCGGCCCAGCAGGCCAAGGTGCTGCGCCAGCTCGCCAGTTCCTGGTACGTCGGCCTGTTCCAGATTCCGCTGCTGCCGGAGTTGCTCTGGCAAGCTGGAATGGGCCGTCTCTGGCCCCTGTATCTGAGCCGGGTCGAAGGGGTGACCGAAGCACATCCCAACCCCAGCCAGACACAGGATGGCCGCCAGGGCGTGCGTCTTTACCGCGCCAATTTTGTGCCGAAGCTGCTGCGCCCGGAGCCCCGCTATGCGGCCTGCCCGGTGCTGTTGATCGTGCCGAAGCGGGACAACTATGTGGGCACGCAACTGTTTGAGGACATGCAACGCTGGGTGTCGGAGCTGTATCGGCAGGACATTGATGCCAGTCACTGGGTGCCGTTGAGCCACCCGGACCTGATTGCGCGTTCGATCCGTGATTTTGTCAGCGCCGTCGAGCGGGGCGATCAGGCCACGGCACTGGCTTCGTGGCGGGTGACCGGCGCGGGGGCGGCATTACTGAAGAGGCTGGCGTCATGA
- a CDS encoding metal-dependent hydrolase, translated as MTEQVVSALQVRRVAFDLSSSPLHWIPGDPVSSHLINGIHLLLPAGELWFCRVYNKALPLVQDAQLRADVEAFIRQEAMHAQAHRKGEQWLADQGLDVLAYRERIDALFHQLLGDAPLGQRWLQRRFLERHWLLARVGIVAAIEHFTGLLGDWCMNSESWDKADPVVADLFRWHLAEEVEHRSVAFDLFEHLCRTQLGFYVSRQALMAIVFPLFLYFIAEGGRSLARQDPDPQGRRLARQTTVRVLLEIERIGRRNDNVPTFSLILNRTLRWLSPGFHPRTEGDTAQALAYIARSPAANAGQSG; from the coding sequence ATGACAGAGCAGGTGGTTTCAGCATTGCAGGTTCGGCGGGTGGCGTTTGACCTGTCCTCATCGCCGTTGCACTGGATACCGGGTGATCCGGTGTCCAGTCACTTGATCAACGGCATCCATCTGCTGCTGCCTGCTGGTGAGCTGTGGTTCTGCCGCGTCTACAACAAGGCGCTGCCTCTGGTGCAGGATGCGCAGTTGCGGGCCGATGTGGAAGCCTTTATTCGCCAGGAAGCCATGCACGCCCAGGCGCACCGCAAGGGCGAGCAATGGCTGGCGGATCAGGGGCTGGACGTGCTGGCTTACCGCGAGCGCATCGACGCATTGTTCCATCAACTGTTGGGTGATGCGCCGCTTGGTCAGCGCTGGTTGCAGCGGCGTTTTCTGGAGCGGCACTGGTTGCTGGCGCGTGTGGGCATTGTCGCCGCCATCGAGCATTTCACCGGCCTGCTCGGTGACTGGTGCATGAACAGCGAGAGCTGGGACAAGGCGGATCCGGTGGTGGCCGATCTGTTTCGCTGGCATCTGGCGGAGGAGGTCGAGCATCGCAGTGTGGCGTTCGATCTGTTCGAGCACTTGTGCCGAACCCAGCTTGGCTTCTACGTGAGCCGACAGGCGCTGATGGCCATCGTGTTTCCGTTGTTCCTGTATTTTATTGCCGAGGGCGGGCGCAGCCTGGCCCGTCAGGATCCGGACCCGCAGGGGCGACGTCTGGCGCGGCAGACCACGGTGCGTGTCTTGCTGGAAATCGAGCGTATCGGTCGGCGCAACGATAACGTACCGACCTTCAGCCTGATTCTGAACCGGACCCTGCGCTGGCTGTCGCCAGGGTTTCACCCGCGCACGGAAGGGGACACTGCGCAGGCGCTCGCCTATATTGCGCGTTCGCCTGCGGCCAATGCCGGGCAATCGGGTTAG